One genomic window of Brevundimonas vesicularis includes the following:
- a CDS encoding 4a-hydroxytetrahydrobiopterin dehydratase, which translates to MTDTRLDVAETLKDLPAWRAHDGDRPAITRTLKFADFNAAFGFMTRVALMADKMDHHPEWSNVYDRVEILLTTHDADGVTDKDVTLARFIDGAAAGMGVKS; encoded by the coding sequence ATGACCGACACACGGCTTGACGTAGCGGAAACGCTGAAGGATTTGCCCGCCTGGCGCGCGCATGACGGCGATCGCCCGGCCATCACGCGGACGCTGAAGTTCGCGGATTTCAACGCCGCCTTCGGCTTCATGACCCGCGTCGCCCTGATGGCCGACAAGATGGACCACCATCCCGAATGGTCGAATGTCTATGACCGTGTCGAAATCCTGCTCACCACCCACGACGCCGATGGCGTGACGGACAAGGACGTGACCCTGGCCCGCTTCATTGACGGCGCCGCCGCCGGCATGGGGGTGAAGTCGTGA
- a CDS encoding SDR family oxidoreductase gives MSGSARPGRVAGKTALITGAAGGLGEAIAFMLAREGARVAVTDIDAARAQALASRINAEIPDAAFAYAHDVASEAEWEAVIAAAVADLGGLSVLVNNAGVGGPLAFVEQDTVENWQRQYEINLRSIMLGAKHAMPHLRASAPASIINISSIAGLAAAPGMGAYNATKAAVWMYTKTLALEAAKAEWNVRCNSVHPVFIKTPILDPFIAVAGGDEDKAHERLARGIPLKRIGEPDDVAYCVLYLASDESKFVTGSEFKIDGGMTAQ, from the coding sequence GTGAGCGGGTCCGCGCGTCCCGGCCGCGTCGCCGGCAAGACCGCCCTGATCACCGGCGCGGCCGGCGGCCTGGGCGAGGCCATAGCCTTCATGCTGGCCCGCGAGGGCGCCCGCGTCGCCGTCACCGACATCGACGCCGCTCGCGCCCAAGCCCTGGCGAGCCGGATCAATGCGGAAATCCCGGACGCCGCCTTCGCCTATGCCCACGACGTGGCCAGCGAGGCCGAATGGGAAGCTGTGATCGCCGCCGCCGTCGCCGACCTCGGCGGCTTGTCGGTGCTGGTCAACAACGCCGGCGTCGGCGGCCCCCTGGCCTTTGTTGAACAGGACACGGTCGAGAACTGGCAGCGTCAGTATGAGATCAACCTGCGCTCGATCATGCTGGGCGCCAAACACGCCATGCCGCATCTGCGCGCCTCGGCTCCGGCCTCGATCATCAACATCTCCTCGATCGCAGGGCTCGCGGCCGCCCCCGGGATGGGCGCCTACAACGCCACCAAGGCGGCGGTCTGGATGTACACCAAGACCCTGGCGCTTGAGGCCGCCAAGGCCGAATGGAACGTGCGCTGCAACTCGGTCCACCCCGTCTTCATCAAGACACCGATCCTGGATCCCTTCATCGCCGTGGCCGGCGGGGACGAGGACAAGGCGCACGAGCGCCTCGCGCGCGGCATTCCCTTGAAGCGGATCGGCGAACCCGACGACGTCGCCTATTGCGTCCTCTATCTGGCGTCAGACGAATCCAAGTTCGTCACGGGGTCCGAGTTCAAGATCGACGGCGGCATGACGGCGCAGTAG
- a CDS encoding recombinase family protein has protein sequence MSGKIITPGVQTRAALYLRVSTGRQAVNDLSIPDQRRQLEAYCETKGWEATAEYVEPGNTATDDRRPSFQSMIEAALTKPPAFDVIVVHSFSRFFRDQFQFEFYVRKLAKNGVRLVSITQELGDDPMSMMMRQIMTLFDEYQSRENAKHTLRAMKENARQGFWNGARPPIGYRIVAAEQRGAKIKKTLEIDPLQAETVRTIYRWALTGDGSQGPMGLKTIATRLNERNIRTRDGGRWGIGTVHQILTRSTYMGEHRFNTRDHKTKASKPESEHAIMAVPPIVSKADYEAVRARLTLRNPRWTPPRVSTGPNLLTGICFCGVCGGAMTLRTGRGSTGGQYRYYACSTKARMGETGCTGLAVPMHKLDDAIIDHLETRLLDPDRLAALMEQLLDRREEWADQRRGHIAEMRKRATEAEAKLNRLYEAIENGLLAPDDASLKDRVAELSGTRDQARADAERISASVERLAPTITPDALARFATAARRKLRDRTSGYRRDHLRALTQRVEVISKTEARIIGSRTELLRALASSDGGSYAASGGVLSFERKWRTRQDSNL, from the coding sequence ATGAGCGGGAAGATCATCACCCCAGGCGTTCAGACCCGAGCCGCCCTCTATCTCAGGGTTTCGACCGGTCGACAGGCCGTCAACGACCTCTCTATTCCTGACCAGCGCCGCCAGCTTGAAGCCTATTGCGAGACCAAGGGGTGGGAAGCAACGGCGGAGTATGTCGAGCCGGGCAACACCGCAACCGACGACCGGCGCCCCTCCTTCCAGTCCATGATCGAAGCGGCGCTGACCAAGCCGCCCGCCTTCGACGTGATCGTGGTGCACAGCTTCTCACGGTTCTTCCGCGATCAGTTTCAGTTCGAGTTCTACGTCCGCAAGCTGGCGAAGAACGGGGTGCGCTTGGTCTCCATCACGCAGGAACTAGGCGACGACCCAATGAGCATGATGATGCGCCAGATCATGACGCTCTTCGACGAGTATCAGTCCCGTGAGAACGCCAAGCACACCCTGCGAGCCATGAAGGAGAACGCCCGCCAGGGCTTCTGGAACGGCGCCCGACCGCCCATCGGCTACCGCATCGTCGCGGCCGAGCAGCGCGGGGCCAAGATCAAGAAGACGCTGGAGATCGACCCGCTCCAGGCCGAGACCGTTCGCACCATCTATCGTTGGGCGCTGACCGGCGACGGCTCGCAAGGACCGATGGGGTTGAAGACCATCGCCACGCGACTGAACGAGCGGAATATCCGCACACGAGACGGCGGGCGCTGGGGGATCGGCACGGTCCATCAGATACTGACCCGCTCGACCTACATGGGCGAGCATCGGTTCAACACGCGCGACCACAAGACCAAGGCATCGAAGCCTGAGTCCGAGCACGCTATCATGGCTGTGCCGCCCATCGTGTCGAAGGCGGATTATGAGGCCGTTCGGGCGCGTTTGACGTTGCGAAACCCCAGGTGGACGCCGCCGCGTGTTTCGACGGGACCGAACCTGCTCACGGGCATCTGCTTCTGTGGCGTCTGCGGCGGCGCCATGACGCTCAGGACCGGCAGGGGGAGCACGGGCGGCCAGTATCGCTATTACGCTTGTTCGACGAAGGCCCGCATGGGCGAGACTGGCTGCACCGGCCTAGCCGTCCCCATGCACAAGCTCGACGACGCGATCATCGACCATCTCGAAACCCGATTGCTCGATCCGGACCGCCTCGCGGCTCTGATGGAGCAGCTTCTGGATCGTCGGGAGGAATGGGCCGACCAGAGGCGCGGCCACATCGCGGAGATGCGTAAGCGCGCCACCGAGGCCGAGGCCAAGCTAAACCGCCTATACGAAGCCATCGAGAACGGCCTGCTGGCGCCGGATGACGCCTCGCTGAAAGATCGGGTCGCCGAACTTTCCGGCACCCGCGATCAGGCCAGGGCGGACGCTGAGCGGATCAGTGCGTCAGTCGAGCGGTTGGCGCCGACGATTACGCCGGACGCCTTGGCGCGGTTCGCCACTGCCGCCCGGCGCAAGCTCCGGGATCGCACCAGCGGCTATCGGCGGGATCACCTGCGCGCCCTGACGCAAAGAGTGGAGGTCATCAGCAAGACCGAAGCACGCATAATCGGCTCGCGAACCGAGCTTCTACGAGCATTGGCGTCCAGCGATGGTGGGAGTTACGCCGCCTCAGGCGGAGTTCTCAGTTTTGAACGAAAGTGGCGCACCCGACAGGATTCGAACCTGTGA
- a CDS encoding RNA polymerase sigma factor, with protein sequence MSGPPSRSTEEDRERQILIRAIQRLPRRYRDVFVLHRFAEMPLERIAEHLGIETRAVEARLAEALVRLSRAADKAAGAEATERS encoded by the coding sequence ATGAGCGGTCCGCCATCGCGGTCTACTGAGGAAGACCGGGAGCGACAGATTCTTATTCGGGCGATCCAGCGACTGCCCCGGCGCTACCGGGATGTCTTCGTCCTCCATCGGTTCGCCGAAATGCCTTTGGAGCGGATCGCCGAGCACTTGGGCATCGAGACAAGAGCGGTCGAAGCGCGTCTGGCGGAGGCGCTCGTTCGGTTGAGCCGCGCCGCCGATAAGGCGGCCGGTGCAGAGGCTACTGAGCGCTCGTGA
- a CDS encoding helix-turn-helix domain-containing protein: protein MARAGLGISVRVLAERSKVADSTIHRFEAGRGGMQTSTLERLQSALEADGAIFISADATGGPGVRLKA from the coding sequence ATGGCTCGCGCCGGCCTCGGCATCAGCGTTCGAGTGCTGGCTGAACGATCCAAGGTGGCTGATTCAACAATCCACCGATTTGAGGCTGGGCGAGGTGGAATGCAGACCAGCACGCTCGAACGCCTCCAGTCGGCTCTCGAAGCTGACGGCGCTATCTTCATTTCAGCCGACGCAACGGGCGGGCCAGGGGTGAGACTAAAGGCCTGA
- a CDS encoding type II toxin-antitoxin system RelE/ParE family toxin: MILGWKGKQAREVFEGNCPKGFPADLFKRVRRSLFQLDAATRLDDLKHPPGNRLHRLQEDRAGQWSISVNDQFRICFRWTDQGPEDVEFVDYH, encoded by the coding sequence GTGATCCTCGGTTGGAAGGGCAAACAAGCCAGGGAGGTCTTTGAGGGCAACTGCCCCAAAGGTTTTCCGGCTGACCTCTTCAAGCGGGTGCGGCGCAGCCTCTTCCAGTTGGATGCGGCGACGCGGCTTGATGATCTCAAACATCCGCCGGGTAACCGCCTGCACCGCCTCCAGGAGGATCGAGCGGGGCAGTGGTCGATCAGCGTGAACGACCAGTTCCGCATTTGCTTCCGATGGACCGATCAAGGTCCGGAGGACGTCGAGTTCGTGGATTACCACTGA
- a CDS encoding HigA family addiction module antitoxin — protein MATHDFANFVAPAPHPGEHLREDYLPAYDLSAGALAKAMGLKDRARIERLVREKQSITADTALRLAKVFGTSPQYWINLQTTHDLSKAAIEGRGELERIEQLHAPA, from the coding sequence ATGGCGACGCATGACTTCGCCAACTTCGTGGCCCCCGCGCCGCACCCTGGCGAGCACCTTCGGGAAGACTACCTGCCCGCCTACGATCTCAGCGCCGGCGCTCTCGCCAAAGCGATGGGCCTGAAGGATCGGGCCCGTATCGAGCGCCTGGTACGTGAGAAGCAGTCTATCACCGCTGATACGGCGCTCCGTCTGGCCAAAGTTTTCGGCACGTCCCCTCAGTACTGGATCAACCTCCAGACTACGCATGACCTGTCCAAGGCCGCAATCGAGGGGCGTGGCGAGCTGGAGAGGATCGAACAGCTGCACGCGCCGGCGTGA
- a CDS encoding type IIL restriction-modification enzyme MmeI, giving the protein MRLSWNEVRARAAEFAREWADANYEKGETQSFYNDFFEVFGVRRRKVATFEESVRLLGEKRGFIDLFWKGVLLVEQKSAGRDLVRARKQAHDYFPGLKDHELPRYILLCDFQFFELIDLDTREETRFALAELPAHVEAFGFIVGVEKTGLP; this is encoded by the coding sequence TTGCGTCTCAGCTGGAATGAAGTTCGCGCCCGCGCCGCTGAGTTCGCGCGCGAATGGGCCGATGCCAACTATGAGAAGGGCGAGACGCAGAGTTTCTACAACGACTTCTTCGAGGTCTTTGGGGTCCGCCGCCGCAAGGTCGCGACTTTCGAGGAGTCGGTCCGCCTGCTGGGCGAGAAACGCGGCTTCATCGACCTGTTCTGGAAGGGCGTCCTGCTGGTGGAGCAGAAGAGCGCCGGCCGCGACCTCGTTCGCGCCCGCAAGCAGGCCCACGACTATTTCCCCGGCCTGAAAGACCATGAACTGCCGCGCTACATCCTGCTGTGCGACTTCCAGTTCTTCGAGCTAATCGACCTCGACACCCGCGAGGAGACCCGCTTCGCTCTCGCCGAGCTGCCCGCGCACGTCGAGGCCTTCGGCTTCATCGTCGGGGTCGAAAAAACGGGTCTTCCATGA
- the merA gene encoding mercury(II) reductase, giving the protein MNKPAKDLDCCSGTAKKSGHASFDVAVIGAGSAGFSAAITAADLGARVALVGHGTIGGTCVNVGCVPSKTLIRAAEAVHAGQASRRFPGLGGSLKLEDWAALAASKDELVAGLRQKKYVDLLPAYPGVTYVEGRARFVDGRLLVDDAPMPVGKIILAMGARAAVPEIPGLDSVPWLTSTSALALERLPRSLLVIGGGVVGVELGQMFARLGVAVTICCRSRLLPDMDPEFSVALKTYLEAEGIRVCTGVGYQRIVHAKHGIELTCDRPPGKGAARDRDAAVEVIAAEQVLIATGRQPNSDGMGLESRGVALSRHGGIVVDAHLETTAPGVYAAGDVTGRDQFVYMAAYAAKLAARNAVGGNDHRYDNSTMPAVVFTDPQVASVGLTETAARARGLDIKVSLLALNQVPRALAARDTRGLIKLIADKTTDRLLGGQIMAPEGADAIQTMVLAIKHGMTAAELGATIFPYLTTVEGLKLAAQTFDMDVAKLSCCAG; this is encoded by the coding sequence ATGAACAAGCCCGCAAAGGACCTCGACTGCTGTTCGGGTACCGCGAAAAAATCCGGCCATGCGAGTTTCGACGTCGCCGTCATCGGCGCGGGGTCGGCGGGATTCTCCGCCGCGATCACCGCAGCCGATCTGGGTGCCCGGGTGGCGCTGGTCGGCCATGGGACGATCGGCGGCACCTGCGTCAATGTCGGCTGCGTCCCGTCCAAGACATTGATCCGGGCCGCTGAAGCGGTTCATGCCGGCCAGGCTTCCCGTCGGTTTCCCGGCCTGGGGGGCAGCCTCAAGCTGGAAGACTGGGCTGCGCTCGCGGCCTCGAAGGATGAGCTGGTCGCGGGTCTGCGGCAGAAGAAATATGTCGACCTGCTGCCGGCCTATCCGGGCGTGACCTATGTCGAAGGCCGGGCGCGCTTTGTCGACGGCAGGTTGCTCGTCGATGATGCACCGATGCCGGTCGGCAAGATTATTCTGGCGATGGGCGCGCGCGCCGCCGTTCCCGAAATTCCGGGGCTGGATAGCGTCCCGTGGCTCACTAGCACTTCGGCGCTGGCGCTTGAACGTTTGCCCCGGTCGCTGCTGGTGATCGGCGGTGGGGTAGTCGGTGTTGAACTGGGACAGATGTTCGCCCGGCTTGGCGTGGCCGTCACGATCTGTTGCCGCAGCCGGCTGTTGCCCGACATGGACCCGGAGTTCAGCGTCGCCCTTAAGACCTATCTGGAGGCGGAGGGTATCAGGGTGTGCACCGGGGTCGGCTACCAGCGGATTGTGCACGCGAAGCACGGGATCGAACTCACCTGCGACCGTCCGCCCGGCAAGGGCGCGGCGCGCGACCGGGATGCGGCGGTCGAGGTCATCGCCGCAGAGCAGGTGCTGATCGCGACGGGCCGCCAGCCGAACAGTGACGGCATGGGACTGGAGTCACGGGGCGTCGCATTGTCCCGCCATGGCGGGATCGTCGTCGATGCCCATCTCGAGACCACGGCCCCAGGCGTCTACGCAGCCGGGGACGTCACCGGGCGTGACCAGTTCGTCTATATGGCGGCCTATGCCGCGAAGCTGGCCGCGCGCAACGCCGTCGGCGGCAATGACCATCGCTACGACAACAGCACCATGCCGGCGGTGGTATTCACCGACCCGCAGGTCGCGAGTGTCGGCCTTACTGAAACGGCGGCGAGGGCGCGCGGACTGGATATCAAGGTGTCCTTGCTCGCACTCAATCAGGTGCCCCGGGCACTGGCAGCGCGCGACACACGCGGGCTCATCAAACTGATCGCCGACAAGACGACGGACCGCCTTCTCGGCGGGCAGATCATGGCCCCCGAAGGCGCGGACGCAATTCAGACGATGGTGCTGGCGATCAAACACGGCATGACGGCCGCCGAGCTGGGGGCGACGATCTTCCCCTATCTGACCACGGTCGAAGGTCTGAAACTCGCCGCACAGACCTTCGACATGGATGTAGCAAAGCTCTCCTGCTGTGCGGGGTGA
- a CDS encoding dihydrolipoyl dehydrogenase family protein: protein MTDTYDYDLIVIGAGTGGNGVARMTAAAGWKVASIDSLPYGGTCALRGCDPKKMLIAVTEGVDWAHTMAGKGLEARPSVNWPEMMAFKRTFTDAMPSRIEAGFRKAGITPLHGEARFIGRDTITLNGETLRAKHFHIATGARPMTLNIPGEDLLTTSTEFLELSERPDRIVFVGGGFIAMEFAHIAQRAGASAVTVLEMAGRPLGPFDADLVAMLVEASTELGIDVQTEAKVLKVEKQGDEFAVSYETPSGIQVLTCDLVVHATGRVPNIDHLNLPAAGVDAGKRGIKVDAAMRTTNPAIFAAGDCADSGLNLTPVSAYEGRIAGKNLLAGKDARLVSYPPIPSVVFTLPPVATVGLSETAATEKGLEFDTHFEKTSGWYSSMRVGATTSGFKVLVEQKTGLILGAHLIGPGAEEQINLFAMAMGAGLTANQIKAMIFAYPSFASDIGSMV, encoded by the coding sequence ATGACCGACACATATGACTACGACCTGATCGTGATCGGGGCCGGGACCGGCGGCAACGGCGTCGCCCGGATGACGGCGGCGGCGGGGTGGAAAGTCGCCAGCATCGACAGCCTGCCCTACGGCGGCACCTGTGCGCTGCGGGGCTGTGATCCCAAGAAAATGCTGATTGCCGTCACCGAAGGCGTGGACTGGGCCCACACCATGGCCGGCAAGGGCCTGGAGGCGCGGCCCTCGGTCAACTGGCCCGAGATGATGGCGTTCAAGCGCACCTTCACCGACGCCATGCCGTCGCGCATCGAAGCGGGCTTCCGCAAGGCCGGAATCACCCCGCTGCATGGCGAAGCACGCTTCATCGGGCGCGATACGATCACGCTAAACGGCGAGACCCTGCGCGCGAAGCATTTCCACATCGCCACCGGCGCACGGCCGATGACGCTGAACATTCCCGGCGAGGACCTGCTGACGACCAGCACGGAATTTCTGGAGTTGTCCGAGCGCCCCGACAGGATCGTCTTTGTCGGCGGGGGGTTCATCGCCATGGAGTTCGCCCATATCGCCCAACGCGCCGGAGCCAGCGCCGTCACGGTTCTGGAAATGGCCGGGCGGCCGCTCGGGCCCTTCGACGCCGATCTGGTGGCGATGCTGGTGGAGGCCTCGACCGAACTGGGCATCGACGTGCAGACCGAGGCGAAAGTCCTCAAGGTCGAGAAGCAGGGCGACGAATTCGCCGTGTCCTATGAAACGCCGTCCGGCATCCAGGTGCTGACCTGCGATCTGGTGGTCCATGCGACCGGTCGCGTGCCCAATATCGACCATCTGAACCTGCCGGCTGCAGGGGTGGACGCCGGGAAGCGCGGAATCAAGGTCGACGCCGCCATGCGTACCACCAATCCCGCCATTTTCGCCGCCGGGGATTGTGCCGACAGCGGGCTGAACCTGACCCCGGTCTCGGCCTATGAAGGGCGGATCGCGGGCAAGAACCTTCTGGCCGGGAAGGACGCACGGCTCGTGTCCTATCCGCCGATACCCAGCGTGGTCTTCACCCTGCCGCCGGTCGCGACCGTGGGGCTGTCCGAGACGGCGGCGACGGAAAAGGGTCTGGAGTTCGATACGCATTTCGAGAAGACCTCCGGCTGGTATTCGTCGATGCGGGTCGGGGCGACCACGAGCGGATTCAAGGTGCTGGTGGAACAGAAAACCGGCTTGATCCTCGGCGCGCATCTGATCGGGCCGGGGGCCGAGGAACAGATCAATCTGTTCGCCATGGCCATGGGCGCGGGGCTCACCGCCAACCAGATCAAGGCCATGATTTTTGCCTACCCCAGCTTCGCCTCGGACATCGGATCGATGGTCTGA
- the merF gene encoding mercury resistance system transport protein MerF yields MADKADKTDGTDSLLLRMGVIGTVIVALCCFAPVLVVLLGVVGLSALTGWLDVVLLPALAVFAALTVYAVWRRRRRMKTT; encoded by the coding sequence ATGGCTGACAAGGCTGACAAGACGGACGGGACCGACAGCCTGCTGCTGCGGATGGGGGTGATCGGCACCGTCATTGTGGCGCTGTGCTGCTTTGCTCCGGTGCTGGTGGTGCTGCTGGGCGTCGTCGGGCTTTCTGCGCTGACGGGCTGGCTCGATGTTGTGCTGCTGCCCGCGCTGGCCGTGTTCGCCGCGTTGACGGTCTATGCCGTCTGGCGGCGTCGGCGGCGGATGAAGACCACCTGA
- a CDS encoding cation transporter: MKKTFLIGLAVVAVAGVGAAVAFDGPAQNRPAATAAAQQQTTFAIEHMTCATCPITVRRAMESVPGVNSVEVDFAAKTARATYDPARATAAQIAAASTNAGYPARVVQN; encoded by the coding sequence ATGAAAAAGACATTTCTGATCGGCCTGGCCGTTGTGGCCGTGGCTGGCGTCGGTGCCGCCGTCGCGTTTGATGGACCGGCACAGAACCGTCCGGCGGCGACCGCCGCTGCCCAGCAGCAGACGACTTTCGCCATTGAGCACATGACCTGCGCCACCTGCCCGATCACGGTGCGCAGGGCGATGGAGAGCGTGCCGGGCGTCAACTCGGTCGAAGTGGACTTCGCCGCAAAGACGGCCCGCGCCACCTACGACCCGGCGCGCGCCACGGCCGCGCAGATCGCGGCCGCCTCGACCAATGCCGGCTATCCCGCCCGCGTCGTACAAAACTAG
- a CDS encoding mercuric transporter MerT family protein codes for MFSAPEPEPPASTPDEGAKQGRWIAGGALIGAVLASACCIVPLVLVMLGISGAWIANLTALEPYKPYVAAVTLALLGYGFWHVYFKPKPPCEDGTYCARPQSARTTKLALWFGLAVVIIALTLNWWAPYFY; via the coding sequence ATGTTTTCAGCACCGGAGCCGGAGCCACCGGCATCAACGCCGGACGAGGGCGCGAAGCAGGGCCGATGGATCGCGGGCGGCGCGCTGATCGGCGCGGTGCTGGCGTCGGCCTGCTGCATCGTTCCGCTGGTGCTGGTCATGCTTGGCATTTCAGGGGCGTGGATCGCCAACCTGACGGCGCTTGAGCCGTACAAACCCTATGTCGCCGCCGTCACCCTGGCCCTGCTCGGCTACGGGTTCTGGCACGTCTATTTCAAGCCGAAGCCGCCCTGCGAGGACGGGACCTACTGCGCTCGCCCGCAATCGGCGCGGACCACGAAACTGGCCCTTTGGTTCGGGTTGGCCGTCGTCATCATCGCGCTCACCCTCAACTGGTGGGCTCCCTATTTTTACTGA
- a CDS encoding MerR family transcriptional regulator — protein MVLQTGLLRAQLAKLTGCNLETIRYYEKVGLLPPPPRSANGYRVYSPDLTQRLRFILRARDIGFSMEETRSLLALTDTGTQTCAEVKHKTEVQLEDVRAKIADLRRMERILANAAAKCSGGEVPECPVLEALTSD, from the coding sequence ATGGTGCTTCAGACGGGCTTGTTGCGGGCCCAATTGGCGAAGCTGACCGGGTGCAACCTCGAAACCATCCGCTATTACGAGAAGGTCGGACTGCTGCCCCCGCCGCCTCGTTCGGCCAACGGTTACCGGGTCTATTCGCCAGACCTGACGCAGCGGTTACGGTTCATCCTGCGTGCGCGGGATATCGGCTTCTCGATGGAGGAGACCCGCTCGCTGCTGGCGCTGACAGACACCGGGACCCAGACCTGTGCCGAGGTCAAACACAAGACCGAAGTGCAGCTGGAGGATGTGCGCGCCAAGATTGCCGATCTGCGGCGGATGGAACGGATCCTCGCCAACGCCGCCGCGAAATGCTCGGGCGGGGAAGTACCGGAATGCCCGGTTCTGGAGGCGCTTACGTCAGACTGA
- a CDS encoding ImmA/IrrE family metallo-endopeptidase codes for MFNPERVELVRRRLGLTKIGFAQRLGVDRKTIQRFEKGEYDLPEAAKAKLLEVSGYPEPFFGRPTPEYPNADAVSFRSLRSLTASSRDAAMAAGSHAYDLNDWIQLRYDLPAHDLIVDRDLAPVEAALRLRAHWGIGNRPISNMLNLLEAHGVRVFSLVEETRHLDAYSLWRNDEPYVFLNTLKTAERSRFDAAHELAHLVMHRHVGSGHPSAEAEADAFASAFLMPPADLRAELPRVRSLNDIIVKKRRWGVSAAALAYTLHKAGRISDWTYRGFCIELGKHGRSYEPNPMPREVSQVWTKVLTDLWRQGVSVSRLAQQLDLPEREINALLFGIAAPPVTNGPGEVSKLRLVN; via the coding sequence ATGTTCAACCCCGAACGTGTGGAGTTGGTCCGGCGAAGGCTGGGACTGACGAAGATCGGATTCGCTCAACGTCTTGGCGTCGACAGGAAGACAATCCAGCGCTTCGAGAAAGGCGAATACGACCTTCCGGAGGCGGCGAAGGCCAAACTCCTGGAAGTGTCGGGTTACCCGGAACCATTTTTCGGGCGGCCGACGCCAGAGTATCCGAACGCGGACGCCGTCAGCTTCCGGTCCCTGCGGAGCCTGACTGCCAGCTCGCGCGACGCGGCCATGGCGGCGGGCTCCCATGCCTATGACCTTAACGACTGGATCCAGCTCCGGTACGACTTGCCTGCCCATGATCTGATCGTAGATCGCGACCTGGCTCCAGTCGAAGCTGCCCTGCGGCTGCGCGCCCATTGGGGTATCGGCAACAGACCAATCAGCAACATGCTGAACCTGCTCGAAGCTCACGGCGTTCGCGTTTTCTCGCTGGTGGAGGAGACGCGTCACCTCGACGCTTATTCACTTTGGCGCAACGACGAGCCCTATGTTTTCCTAAACACGCTGAAAACGGCAGAACGCAGCCGTTTCGACGCGGCCCACGAACTGGCCCACTTGGTCATGCACCGCCACGTTGGGTCCGGGCATCCAAGCGCTGAGGCTGAGGCTGATGCGTTTGCCTCTGCGTTTCTGATGCCGCCGGCAGACCTGAGAGCAGAACTTCCGAGGGTAAGAAGCCTCAACGATATCATTGTGAAAAAGAGGCGGTGGGGCGTTTCGGCGGCCGCCTTGGCCTACACTCTGCATAAGGCTGGTAGGATCAGTGATTGGACCTATCGCGGCTTTTGCATCGAACTAGGAAAGCATGGCCGTTCGTATGAGCCGAACCCAATGCCTCGGGAGGTATCGCAGGTCTGGACGAAAGTTCTGACTGACCTCTGGCGACAAGGTGTGTCCGTCTCGCGGCTGGCACAACAGCTTGATCTGCCGGAGCGGGAAATCAACGCGCTTCTATTTGGAATAGCGGCGCCGCCGGTCACCAACGGGCCGGGTGAGGTATCCAAGCTGCGCTTGGTGAACTGA
- a CDS encoding DNA methyltransferase, translated as MFDPACGCGNFLIIAYRELRALEIEVLKALYPTGQRDLEATALSKVDVDQFYGVEIDEFPARIAETAMWMMDHIMNNRLSLEFGQAILDARDAHPGTILADLYDPDVMPADLRRAHRALDQAVDRLYRRAPFDSDRERVEHLFALYEKMTAGLLAAPSKLKRRKKADA; from the coding sequence CTGTTCGACCCGGCCTGCGGCTGCGGCAACTTCCTGATTATCGCCTATCGAGAGCTTCGCGCGCTTGAGATCGAGGTGCTTAAGGCCCTCTATCCCACGGGCCAGCGCGACCTTGAGGCCACTGCCCTATCCAAGGTCGACGTCGACCAGTTCTACGGCGTCGAGATCGACGAGTTTCCAGCCCGCATCGCCGAGACCGCGATGTGGATGATGGACCACATCATGAACAACCGGCTGAGCCTCGAATTCGGCCAGGCGATCCTTGACGCCCGCGACGCTCATCCGGGGACCATCCTGGCAGACCTTTACGACCCCGACGTCATGCCGGCCGACTTGCGCCGCGCTCACCGGGCGCTGGATCAGGCTGTCGACCGCCTCTACCGCAGGGCACCGTTCGACAGCGACCGCGAGCGCGTGGAACACCTGTTCGCCCTCTATGAGAAAATGACGGCGGGCTTGCTTGCCGCGCCATCGAAGCTCAAACGCCGCAAGAAAGCCGATGCCTAG